One Aegilops tauschii subsp. strangulata cultivar AL8/78 chromosome 7, Aet v6.0, whole genome shotgun sequence genomic window carries:
- the LOC109750433 gene encoding K(+) efflux antiporter 6 isoform X1, with the protein MLMRRRRQGPVLPRLLFSVLLLASAVAFLPRAAGDAAEAGDEGRVGEAVAAVERADAATAALGAAEAGGEAAQGNATTKEHSLADMIDRALEKEFPDSEGEQGGGETDPGSFNNTVAEKQGVLETVARRVTKKNETKDNNSFPFKEVFLDRSEQEDVPTLIDRKDNVFIISNRKSKYPVLQLDLTLISDLVVVIVSATCGGIAFACLGQPVITGYLLAGSIIGPGGFSFVNELVQVETVAQFGVIFLLFALGLEFSTAKLRAVRAVAVLGGLLQIILFMFLCGISATLCGGKTKEGVFVGVLLSMSSTAVVLKFLMEKNSINALHGQVTVGILVLQDCAVGLLFALLPILSGASGLLHGVASMTKSLVLLISFLGILSILSRTCVPWFLKLMISLSSQTNELYQLAAVAFCLLFAWCSDKLGLSLELGSFAAGVMISTTDLAQHTLEQIEPIRNLFAALFLASIGMLINVHFLWNHVDILLAAVILVITIKTFIVSIVVKGFGYNNKTSLLVGMSLAQIGEFAFVLLSRASSIHLIEGKLYLLLLGTTALSLVTTPLLFKMIPAVVHLGVLLRWFSVDSNQLGLKGEVLRIDSGKRINLIIQGPHDS; encoded by the exons ATGCTGATGCGTCGCCGCCGCCAGGGCCCGGTCCTCCCCCGCCTCCTCttctccgtcctcctcctcgcgtCGGCCGTCGCATTCCTCCCCCGCGCGGCCGGCGATGCGGCCGAGGCGGGCGACGAGGGCCGCGTGGGGGAGGCGGTCGCGGCGGTGGAGCGCGCGGACGCCGCGACCGCGGCCCTTGGGGCGGCCGAGGCCGGCGGGGAGGCGGCGCAGGGCAATGCCACGACCAAGGAGCACAGCCTCGCCGACATGATCGACCGCGCGCTGGAGAAGGAGTTCCCCGACTCGGAGGGTGAACAGGGCGGCGGAG AGACGGACCCCGGCAGCTTCAACAACACGGTCGCGGAGAAGCAG GGAGTTCTGGAAACTGTGGCCAGAAGAGTAACGAAGAAGAATGAGACCAAAGACAATAA CTCATTCCCATTCAAGGAGGTTTTCTTGGATCGGTCAGAGCAAGAGGATGTTCCCACGTTGATTGATCGGAAG GATAATGTTTTTATTATATCAAATCGGAAGTCGAAGTACCCTGTACTGCAGCTGGACCTTAC GTTGATCTCAGATCTTGTTGTCGTTATTGTATCTGCTACATGTGGTGGAATTGCCTTTGCTTGCCTTGGACAACCA GTCATTACAGGTTATTTGCTTGCAGGTTCTATAATTGGCCCTGGAGGTTTTAGCTTTGTCAACGAACTGGTGCAA GTTGAGACAGTAGCTCAGTTTGGTGTGATATTTCTCCTTTTTGCTCTAGGACTTGAGTTCTCTACCGCAAAA CTACGAGCTGTACGTGCAGTTGCCGTTCTTGGAGGATTGCTGCAAATTATACTTTTTATGTTCCTTTGTGGTATTTCTGCCACG CTATGTGGGGGTAAAACAAAGGAAGGTGTTTTTGTTGGCGTTCTTCTTTCTATGTCTTCGACAGCAGTG GTTTTAAAATTTTTGATGGAAAAAAATAGTATCAATGCGCTTCATGGCCAAGTGACGGTTGGCATACTCGTATTGCAG GATTGTGCTGTTGGTCTTCTGTTTGCACTTCTTCCAATTTTGAGCGGCGCCTCTGGTCTTCTTCATGGAGTTGCGTCAATGACAAAATC GCTTGTGCTATTAATATCGTTCCTGGGAATTCTCTCTATCCTCTCCCGTACTTGTGTGCCTTGGTTTCTTAAGCTGATGATAAGTCTTTCGTCTCAG ACAAATGAACTGTACCAGTTGGCAGCAGTTGCATTCTGCCTGTTATTTGCTTGG TGCAGTGATAAATTGGGTCTGAGTCTTGAGTTGGGTTCATTTGCAGCTGGCGTTATGATATCGACAACCGATCTTGCTCAACATACTCTTGAACAA ATTGAACCAATTCGAAATCTCTTTGCCGCCCTTTTCCTTGCCAGCATCGGGATGCTAATTAATGTCCATTTTCTGTGGAACCATGTGGATATACTTCTTGCAGCTGTAATTTTGGTGATAACAATAAAGACATTTATTGTCTCTATTGTCGTAAAAGGGTTTGGCTATAACAACAAAACATCTCTTCTT GTCGGCATGTCTCTTGCACAAATTGGAGAGTTTGCTTTTGTTCTTCTTAGCCGTGCTTCAAGCATCCATCTGATTGAG GGCAAGCTGTATCTGCTTCTTCTTGGAACCACAGCGCTTAGCTTG GTAACAACACCCCTGCTATTCAAAATGATCCCAGCCGTGGTCCACCTTGGTGTTCTTTTGAGATGGTTTTCCGTCGATAGCAATCAG TTGGGCCTAAAAGGTGAAGTCCTCCGCATTGATAGCGGAAAGCGCATAAATTTGATAATCCAAGGCCCGCACGACTCATGA
- the LOC109750433 gene encoding K(+) efflux antiporter 6 isoform X2: protein MLMRRRRQGPVLPRLLFSVLLLASAVAFLPRAAGDAAEAGDEGRVGEAVAAVERADAATAALGAAEAGGEAAQGNATTKEHSLADMIDRALEKEFPDSEGEQGGGETDPGSFNNTVAEKQGVLETVARRVTKKNETKDNNSFPFKEVFLDRSEQEDVPTLIDRKDNVFIISNRKSKYPVLQLDLTLISDLVVVIVSATCGGIAFACLGQPVITGYLLAGSIIGPGGFSFVNELVQVETVAQFGVIFLLFALGLEFSTAKLRAVRAVAVLGGLLQIILFMFLCGISATLCGGKTKEGVFVGVLLSMSSTAVVLKFLMEKNSINALHGQVTVGILVLQDCAVGLLFALLPILSGASGLLHGVASMTKSLVLLISFLGILSILSRTCVPWFLKLMISLSSQTNELYQLAAVAFCLLFAWCSDKLGLSLELGSFAAGVMISTTDLAQHTLEQIEPIRNLFAALFLASIGMLINVHFLWNHVDILLAAVILVITIKTFIVSIVVKGFGYNNKTSLLVGMSLAQIGEFAFVLLSRASSIHLIEGKLYLLLLGTTALSLVTTPLLFKMIPAVVHLGVLLRWFSVDSNQVELGLKGEVLRIDSGKRINLIIQGPHDS, encoded by the exons ATGCTGATGCGTCGCCGCCGCCAGGGCCCGGTCCTCCCCCGCCTCCTCttctccgtcctcctcctcgcgtCGGCCGTCGCATTCCTCCCCCGCGCGGCCGGCGATGCGGCCGAGGCGGGCGACGAGGGCCGCGTGGGGGAGGCGGTCGCGGCGGTGGAGCGCGCGGACGCCGCGACCGCGGCCCTTGGGGCGGCCGAGGCCGGCGGGGAGGCGGCGCAGGGCAATGCCACGACCAAGGAGCACAGCCTCGCCGACATGATCGACCGCGCGCTGGAGAAGGAGTTCCCCGACTCGGAGGGTGAACAGGGCGGCGGAG AGACGGACCCCGGCAGCTTCAACAACACGGTCGCGGAGAAGCAG GGAGTTCTGGAAACTGTGGCCAGAAGAGTAACGAAGAAGAATGAGACCAAAGACAATAA CTCATTCCCATTCAAGGAGGTTTTCTTGGATCGGTCAGAGCAAGAGGATGTTCCCACGTTGATTGATCGGAAG GATAATGTTTTTATTATATCAAATCGGAAGTCGAAGTACCCTGTACTGCAGCTGGACCTTAC GTTGATCTCAGATCTTGTTGTCGTTATTGTATCTGCTACATGTGGTGGAATTGCCTTTGCTTGCCTTGGACAACCA GTCATTACAGGTTATTTGCTTGCAGGTTCTATAATTGGCCCTGGAGGTTTTAGCTTTGTCAACGAACTGGTGCAA GTTGAGACAGTAGCTCAGTTTGGTGTGATATTTCTCCTTTTTGCTCTAGGACTTGAGTTCTCTACCGCAAAA CTACGAGCTGTACGTGCAGTTGCCGTTCTTGGAGGATTGCTGCAAATTATACTTTTTATGTTCCTTTGTGGTATTTCTGCCACG CTATGTGGGGGTAAAACAAAGGAAGGTGTTTTTGTTGGCGTTCTTCTTTCTATGTCTTCGACAGCAGTG GTTTTAAAATTTTTGATGGAAAAAAATAGTATCAATGCGCTTCATGGCCAAGTGACGGTTGGCATACTCGTATTGCAG GATTGTGCTGTTGGTCTTCTGTTTGCACTTCTTCCAATTTTGAGCGGCGCCTCTGGTCTTCTTCATGGAGTTGCGTCAATGACAAAATC GCTTGTGCTATTAATATCGTTCCTGGGAATTCTCTCTATCCTCTCCCGTACTTGTGTGCCTTGGTTTCTTAAGCTGATGATAAGTCTTTCGTCTCAG ACAAATGAACTGTACCAGTTGGCAGCAGTTGCATTCTGCCTGTTATTTGCTTGG TGCAGTGATAAATTGGGTCTGAGTCTTGAGTTGGGTTCATTTGCAGCTGGCGTTATGATATCGACAACCGATCTTGCTCAACATACTCTTGAACAA ATTGAACCAATTCGAAATCTCTTTGCCGCCCTTTTCCTTGCCAGCATCGGGATGCTAATTAATGTCCATTTTCTGTGGAACCATGTGGATATACTTCTTGCAGCTGTAATTTTGGTGATAACAATAAAGACATTTATTGTCTCTATTGTCGTAAAAGGGTTTGGCTATAACAACAAAACATCTCTTCTT GTCGGCATGTCTCTTGCACAAATTGGAGAGTTTGCTTTTGTTCTTCTTAGCCGTGCTTCAAGCATCCATCTGATTGAG GGCAAGCTGTATCTGCTTCTTCTTGGAACCACAGCGCTTAGCTTG GTAACAACACCCCTGCTATTCAAAATGATCCCAGCCGTGGTCCACCTTGGTGTTCTTTTGAGATGGTTTTCCGTCGATAGCAATCAGGTGGAG TTGGGCCTAAAAGGTGAAGTCCTCCGCATTGATAGCGGAAAGCGCATAAATTTGATAATCCAAGGCCCGCACGACTCATGA